Genomic window (Castor canadensis chromosome X, mCasCan1.hap1v2, whole genome shotgun sequence):
CATTTCCCAGGTTTAGTGGCTTGGAGGCTTCTAAAGTCTATAAACTCCATGTGCAAACATAAAATATTGCCCTCTGGTGAAAGCTAGTCAGATGGAGAGGAACTGTGAGATTGCCAATCATCAGTGGGATGGTTTTTCCTGCTGATTTTGTTTCTGTGTAGGTGTGGAATGATGTAAACACATATTTTTGGCATCAAAGAAACTCAAGTAGTACAAAATATGgtgcaatttttttctgaaagagttggccattttttattacattgattttttttctcaaacacctttaaaggggaaaaatactGTAGAAGTCGGCCTCAAATGTAACCAGGTTTTATCTTAATTGCTATTAAGAAGTGGGGTCTAGGGCAGCATACACAGCTTCTTCAGAGCAACTATTTCTGTTTAAATCTGTGAATCATTGACCTGTAGATACTGCAAATCAACAATATAAATATCTAGGCTTGTTAATGTTACAGAAGCTCCTTGCCATGATGAACTAGAGGGTACCAAaaatggtatgtgtgtgtgtgtgtgtgtgtgtgtgtatcttgaCTGTAGGCAAAAATTATGATTTATGAATGCTCCTTGATAGAAAGTGTTTCAGCTTTTTGTGGGAAATTGTTTTGGGTAAGTTTCCATTAAATTCCACCTGAGCACGTTCTGCTTGCCATGTATAAAAGTGATGTGACTCATACTTTGTCAAGCTCAGGGTGTACTGCATTATTTTTTCCAGTAGGGTTTTATGCTTATCTGTCTCAAAACTGACCATGCTGAACAAATTATGTGCTCTAGCATTGGATACCTTTTcctagtttaaaaataatttattattaacaGAATCACCTATTTGCCTAGTGTGAAGAAACCCAACTAAAATATTGGGAAAGATAGCATAACTATAGGGTATTTTTAGGAGAAATAGATAACTTTTCTGAATGCTGCAAGATGTGGTCTTATGATCTAATGCCATAGTTACAACTTAAAAGCTGTGATTTAGTTCAAGACATTACAAAATAATATGTAATTTCAGGAACTTCTTTCATAAGTAATGAAAATGTGAGAAGAgccatattttaatatttaagtttatgGCTATGTCTTTTCCGGCATTACTACAAATTTGGTATaaactctcttccttttttttgtttcctcaCCTATTAAAATTGTACTACTAAAGGAACATTTAACTGTTATGCCTGTTTTGCTAACAATTATCGGCAGAGATTATCTTTGatgttaaaaaactaaatgcaTTGGACACTTTTTATAGCTTTGAAACATTTGCACATTTAGATGAACAAGAGAAACTTAACCAAGGAATTGCTGATATTTTCCTTGTTTGGGCCTAGCATTCAATAATTCTGGTCATAGGTTTTAAGCTGGAGTATAAATCCACAACAAATTAGTGGGTAGTTAAATTATGGGATCATAAATAATAAGAAGAGAACTGAGTATGTCCTAACCACATTACTGAGGAGGAATTATGAGTcaataaataattcaaagaaaatattgtatcCTTTTAGTTTATTCAAAAAAGCGCAGATTCAGGCTTTATATCTTTATCTATAGTGACTCTTGAAAAACTCCATTCTTAGCTCATCTATTAAGTCATTTCCTACAGATCTGACTGGTTTCAGCTTCCCAATAAACATTTTTCCTGTCATACTCTATGcttaatatttttggaaattagccaggcatgatggtacatgtctgtaatctcaacacttgggagattaaggcaggagaattgtgaattcCATGCCACCTTGGGCTACTTAGCCAGTCTCTgtgtcaacaaaacaaaaaaatgaagttgggggtggggggcactgCACTAGGCCTCCTCTTAATGTCCACTTCCACAActttgtgtgtatgttgtgtATGTTAATTATAAATTTCTGGTCTTGAATAGTTCTGTCGTGTGTGCGACTTTTCTCCTAAAACGGATGTTTTATCACCAGACTTCCCTGGATGGCATCTCCTTTCCTTGAGGTGGATGAAATTCACTGATTCTTCACACCAAACTGATGCTAGGGATAAATGGAAAATGCACATTCATTTCTAAGACTGACAGTTGGCAAGATGGAATGATCATGTTGAgtgtccttcttccttctttccctcctactCTTTTTCCCCTTTGCTGGGTCGCCAAATAAAGATTCTGGGTAGATTTCCACAGTTCTAGACCTTGGAAGAGATCTTCGTGATTTGGCATCTCTTCTATTAATCACTTATGAATTGGAAAATTCCATCAAATACAGTTTTTTCCACTATGAAACTATTAGTTTAGCAATTTATAAATTGCAAGCCCCAGTTACTTGTCCTTAAAGTGTATTGTTTGGCTGCTTTCAGATATATTCATGCACAGGAAATACATTGGGGGGGATAATATTTTTAGGGTTTCCGATGTACAACTGAAGCCCTTGACCTACCAACAGTTACAAAAATCATAGGGCTGCACCTGCCAAGACATTTTAATGTGCCTTACATGTGTCAGGTATACTGTAAAAGGTAGTATgcttatgtgtgtgtacatacatacatgtacacatgtacatatatgcatgtgcTATAGGTGTGttgcacacatgcatgtaattgCGTGCATATCTTTGTGTATATGtgctcatatatatgtatatatgtgttgtgcatgtttgtgtatatgtgtgtgtgaagcaGAGCCAATAAGTCATTACCAATTTTGCCCTGTCATCCACAGTCCTAGTAGGCATCATGACAACTGATTTGGTGATTCTGGGACAATAGGCAAAAGCAATTTTGTCAGaatattaattaaagaaaaaacatctgAAAGTCTGAGCCAAACATGACCAGGGGTCATCCTGGAAAATCAAGTACATCGTTTGGCAGATAATTTTATGGGTTTTCCCTAAAATGAACCCAGAATGGGAAATGGAAATGGGCTGAGTTTGTGACATTTTGTAGGAGACAGGCAAAGAAAAATTTGTAGATCCTAAAGAATAAAGCCCAACCTCAAATCAGATGCTACAAAGTGGGACTAATATTCCTCCATCCCAGTGTCATGGCAAGGCAGAGGGTGATGTAAGTAGCATTGATAAGTTGTTGGTGACTCCTCTGTGCTTCATGGAATGCCATGCCTTAGGTAAATCCAGGTGGATTCCATTAGGCCTAAAGTTACACTAGAAGAAGAAGAGTCATTTACTCTTCAACTATCTCCATCAACCTATACCATATCTAGCTCTGACTAGTAGTCAACATAAGTAAACTTCTACTTGCATATCGGTTTCTAAGACACATCTTTGAATGTTATCCATATGTCTGTTGCCATGATTTCTTATTTTCCTACTACCAATATTATCaagataaatggatgaatgagacTATTTTCTCCATGTTTATTGGGGAGTGCAGATACGTCTGGTATAGACACTCTGGAGTAGAGCTCACTTGGGAGAATTCCAAGGACTTGGTACACTGCTGCCAAGAAGCATGTAACTATATAACCTGGAAATAGGCTGCTCTTTCTCTGATTCTTTGACAGGGCACACTTCTACATGGCAGCTTTGTTTTTTGCCCactctgtgtatgtgtgggggaTAGTTATTGTAATCTTGAGGCTATGTATATTTGGCTGCAGCAGCGAGAAATATGGTAGCAGTCTGGTATTCCTCCTGGGAACAAGAGCATAGTGCAGAGGGGGTCTTTTCTTGACTCTGCCTTGGAGGGCATGTTTAGCTGGTGCTGGAATATAAATTGGCACTGAACATGTTTGCAGactaaacaaatgaatgagtgaaagaatgaatgaaggatAAATGAGCAGAACTATGTAGGCACTGGGATTGGCATGAGGAAGCCACTACTTGGAAGCATTGTGGATGGTTGAAAGGTTCCTGATTGCCCATTAGCCAAAATGACAACAGGATCACACTCCCAATGAGGTCTTTATTAATTTAGGGCAGTGGGTCACAGAGACCTCTTTAGGAATCTGATAACTAGGAACTCACTCTTTAGTAAAATGCACATATTGAACACAATTTTtgcatataatttaattttagggAGTTCAgagttcctccctcccccaactcaTTCATGACCCTCAGGTTAAGACTACATAACTCAGATATGTAGAATTTGGCAGTAAAGTGGCAGAATGGAGAAAGAACTGAGGCTAGGAACTAGACTTCAATTATATCCCTGTATTTGCTTCTAACTAGCTCTATGAATATCTCACTTTTCcaggtttcagttttctcatgtgaAAAACAAGGGGATAGGGTTAATTCTATCCAAAGATTCATTTGGTGTTAACATTCTGGAGGGAGAAGAAGCCAGAACATTCCACAGGAACATCATAACTTCCACTAAGGTCCCTCTGTAGGTTGCTTCCTTTGTACACCTTGCTTTCTTTGTGCTTTGAAAAGAAGCCTTCTTTCCCCACCAGGTAGTCTCCTCTGAACCCTTGTGATGCTAATTTTAATCTAACTCAAAAATCTTCACaggccagtcccaccaaaaaataaaaacctgcacAGAGGCCACAGCTCTCTGGTCATTTCACTTCTTCCTTGTATGGCACCCTTATAAATATTAAAGGGCAGAAAGATGGTGAGGCAGATGAGAGGCGGCTGGGGAGGACATCCTGACACTGCCCATCAGGTGAACAGATTCTAGATCATTGCACTTTCCTCTTTGCTTTCTCCTGgactggcacaaaacagaaacAGTTGTAACCACCACAGGGAAGAACTCTACAATGTGCTGGCTGTAGCCATTCTCAGCTCTTTGCCAGCTAATCTAGTATAGTACCAGTTTAATGTTTTCCTTTGTGCTATAACTTTGCTATGCTTTAAAAACTTTGGAACTTTTGTCTTCAAATACCTGGTGCTTTTTATTTAGCACAAACTTAAAAGCATATTATCCAAAGGGAATGTTCCTATGTCTTCAGATCAGCCAAGAATAGATAGTAGTCAGCACTGTTCCCTTCCCACCCCCACTAAGTGACCATATCCCATTTTTTAAGGTTCACAGTCCAACCCCAAAACCCAGCACTTACACCTCCTTTATAATTGTCTCACTAAATGGTGATCCAGCCTAATTTTGAATGTCTTAAAAATGACCAGGAATTAACTACCTTCTGTGGCAATGCATTGCATTTTTATATAGCCCTAATCTTGTTCCCAAATCTGTATAGCTTTATATCTTAAACTCTAGTGCTACTGTGTGAGATTGACAAATTAAAAATGTCTTGAGTCTCATCTCTGTGCTAGGCCTTGTCACAGTCACTTTCCAAGCATGATCCCGATCTCCACAGAATACTTGCAATATCACTCAAACACAGACTCTAAGAGGGTAGATTACTTTTTTTATCTGATGTGTTCACTCTTGTGCCTCTTGTCTCTAGAATAGTATATGATCATtattaagcactcaataaatatttgctgaatttaaGGATATTTAGTGttgttatcctcattttatagataaaaaaagAGATTCACAGAGATCAAACATTGCTACAAGCTGCAGGGATACTTTAATAGGATCCAAAGGAATAAAGCCATTATGAAGAGGATGCCATTTGTGTCCAAGAGGCTTTGTTTCACATCACACCCCCAATGCAGCTCTCCATCTCACCTTTCTTGTGAGGGACACAGCCAAGCTCTGTTGCTGGGGCTGGAGAAAAGTAGTGTCATGGTCCCAGAATGCCATTTACAATTAGATGGTGGTCacctaaaataaaagaattctcaAGGGCCTTGTTTAGAGCAGTATGTTGTGTAAATAACTGTGGCCATGGAGGATGTGATTATCTTCCATAATCAGAAGTGATTATCTCACTTCTAACTGAAAATGGAGGAGGGTGAAAGTGGTAAGAAGGCAgaagcaaaacaagcaaacactaaaaataaacacaaacaaaaagcacGAACTAAACCAAAGCAAATAATTATCAAGggagagggggttgggggaaaccAAAGCCtaacaaaaaaaaccttatgaactagaataatggagaggaattttctctctttttaaaatttctgttttttttttgagacagtgtctctttatgtagcccaggctggccttgaactttcaatcctcttgccttatcTTTCTCAGTGTTAGAATTATAGtcgtgtaccatcatgcccaacttGGAGAGGAATTTTCATGAGGGTTTGACTTCTGTTTTCTCTGGAACAAACTATACTTCTTTTAACCTGTGGAGTCTTTATGCTACTTGTTGGAACACTGCTATAGTACTAAACAATAGTGTCCTATTTCAAGTATGATTTCCTTTCTTGCAAATCCTAAGTTCCTTGAGAATTTACACATTCTGCTGAATTCCACTAAAAGAGAGAATATCATTACCCTTACCTTGGCCTTTTTATTTTCCCTATGAAGGccaagaaacccatgtatcacagTTTTTTACTTGACCAGGAGAAATATTTTTGATGAATGGAATATTTTCTTTggtaaacaaacaccaaacaccAACTCAAAACCAACCAGATAAGTTTCTTTGGTAAAGTGGACATTAATGTCTTGGTTggaattaattaaaagaaaaaaattcaagtgttTGCTGGGATCATAATTCTCTCTTTGTggcaattcaaaaaataaaaattcatggattaaagacttaaattttATGGAGGTGTGATTTTGAGATACTTCTAAAGTGTCTTCTCCACAGTGGGGTTAAATGAATGCTGTTAGAGCAATAATCAATAAttaatattaacaaataaataacaattatctaacaataaataataaatcttgGCATGCATAGTACCCCAATAGAAAAATTCATTTCACAGTCAGAATTTCGTAAGCCTTGATTTCAAGTGCTGAAAAGAGAAGTTGATAAGTTTGACAATgcccttcatttaaaaatacaatatccCAGGATACACAGAAACTCAGTCAAGGTGGAAAACTACTATCTGTCATAAAACAAAGTTCCACAGTAAGTCATTCTGGTTGTCCAAATTGAACAATTAATTCTCAACAAAATCCATTtaattggggtgtgtgtgtgtatgtgtgtgtgtgtgtgttgtgttgtgtcaGTTTTGTGGAGTCACATTAAGCCTAGGTGCTCCATGTGGCTGACATTAAATCAATGGCTGATTTAGGACACACTGTTCAGAAAATGATTTAGCAACATATGATTTAAGATTAAAAGCAATCCCCTCTGCAGCTGTGTTTTATAAATGATAGCTTATTTGCAGGCCCCTAGGAGAGAGAGAATTGATTGAAGATCTATTATGCAAACTTGCCCTTTGTGAGGACTATACCTGTCCTCAGATTAAAGCTCATTGTCTTCTTGAGTGAATAGCATGTTGGTATGATCGCTTAGTGTGCCTGCAGGGGAGACTGAACAAGTGTGTAATGCACTAGCTATGATTCCCTGTATATGTATTTAGATCTGTGTGGACAGCAGCACATGAAATAGAAAGCACAGGTGCATTTGTGTGGTTACATCAGAATCATTTGGGGTTTTTGGCTGCTGAGAAAGACAGTGACAAACTTTTAATCTCAGGCATTAAAAACATGTCTGCCCTGTGGCCAATAAAGTCCTATGTTCCTATCTTAAAAGTGTATTTCAGGGAGGGGGAGTAATGACGGTCTCATGAGAACATCTAAAATTGACCTGCCCTATCTTAGGCATGCTAAAATGATGGAACtcttctagctgtgtgacctgggtgAGTTAATTTATTCTTCTAGCTCCTAGTTTCCTCCTCTGTGGAGGATAGGGAAGTTGCACAGTATGTCTACTAAGGTTCAGAAAGGTAAGATGCCTTTGGGAAATGCTTACCACTATAGATGTCTAAAAAAGCTAACatctctaaaaaggaaaaaatgctggAGATGTTTGCCTCAAATGTAACCAGGTTTTGGCTTCATTTTTATAGAGTTAAAGAAATATAGGGGTCTGGGGGCAGCATACATATTGTGTTCAGATCAAACCATTCCCATTTAGATCTATGAACCATTTCCCCTGTAGATACTGCAAGTCAACAATATAACTATCTGGGATTTTTAATGTACAGAAGGGCCTTGTAATGAAGTAGAGGTGTGCTGGGGACCAGGAAGGTGAGGTACAGCCAGTTTAGCAGGAAAGTTTGATTTCTGTCATTGATAGATTTGTATTggtaattgctttttttttcagtaatttccatctattttcttttGGCCCTTTGTTTCCCAGCATTTCTACAGTTTCTCAGTGTTAGGACTTAGACTTACCAAAGATCTTTTTAAACTCCTAAGTCTATGAGAAGTCATGTCTCATAGAAAAGACTGGTACTACAAGTTGGAAGCAATAGCAAATAACTATTTTAGTGTTCATTTATTCTTCCTTCATTATGTGTGGGCAGATGTTGTTCCTAGGCATCCATGCAAAAATGTATGTAAGGTCAAACCACAAACAGCTGTACCAGTTGgctattttctgttgttgttaaaATGGAGATGCTTTCTCTAGGTTCAAGTAGACACCTACTTTTCCCCATCATGCCAGgtattttgagtttggcttatggTTTTACATCTTCAGAGCCTTCTGCCAAGAGCTGTAACTAATAGAGCAGACTCATTCAGTGACAAGTGATATGATATTCCAAAATAGAATTTCCCCAATTCTGTAATACTGGAGTTGTCATTGGTTTCCAGGTGTATTAACCAAACTATACAAATGCTAAAAGTATATCAGTGGGAGAATATGACCAATTTATTCTAAACAACAAAACTGCCTCACCCAGGTGATTTTAGGGGTGACTCAATTTCAGTCATGGGTGATATCCACTCTACCACATCTGCTTCTGAGGCTCTGGCTTGCTTTTACTGGTCAGAACTTTCAGAAGCATCTCCTTGGGTGTTGAGCTAGGTAAGACAGCCAAGACCTCAAACCTTAGCTAGAGTTACTGCTCTGCAGAAGTTTTGGAAGCCTTGTTGTTTGaacaatacttaaatctatttttGCTTGGCAGCTGACCTTTCAATCAGTTGCTTTTATAATAATACCAGCAACATCTGCAGTCTGGATAAAATAGGATCCTCCTTGTTAATAAGCTTTCTTCTATTTGATCTTAGCTTAAGAGACTGTAAGTCTCCTAgggtacatgtgtgtatataaattcatttttataacaacTCTTTTGTTTTAAAGATTGAAAAGGTGCCATGCCCACTACTTCCCCCTGTCCTTTACTATTTTTTGCAATGCCTGTTTCATATCCTTTAAAAAAAGGGAACAGCTTTGAACTTAATTGTCTCCATTAACATAATCTCATTGTTCTTGATAAGACCTAGGGTGAAAATATACCAAGCAGACACTATCACACTGTTGTAATTTGGTCAACCACTCGGGTACTATCGAGATCCACCATTTCTACACACTCAATTTCCTCCCGGTTTTCaggatttttcttctctttcctttttttcttagagGGTGGCAGGAAAGTCAGTATCACAGGTAAAATGGCAAAGCAGTGAAAGAAGGTGACAAATGCTATTAAAAACAAGCACCTGAACAGTGTACAGGTCAGATTTGAAGGCACAGCTGCAAGAGGAATCAGACCAACAATATAGCAGAGGTAACTCTGTAAAATAGCTACCCCATGCACTTCCAGGGCATTTTTAACCCATTTAGTTCTCGTAAAATCCTTGCCCAGAACAAATGTGGATAACAGTGGAGCACAATTGTCAATTGTGTAGTTAATTCCATAAATTAAGCATAGCACAGAAATGCAGTCCAGTTCTACTTTCCATAATGTCATGAAACCTATAACTCCAAACTCCACGGACACAACTGTTACAGTGATCCAGACATTAATTAGAGAATCTGCCACCAGGAATGCCGAGAAGAAGAGCAGGAACAAAGCACTGATGCAGGAATTGTGCAGGGGAGCTCCCAGAGAGGAGGCATATCGATCCATGTACACAAAAGACGGATTAAAGACGATGAACTTCACCTTGGAGGTGACTGAAAGTCTCCTCAGGGTCTCCAAGAGATCATAGAGTTCTTCTCTGTTTGTTTCCATGGTCTTGGCCACTAAAAACATTCTGGAGGCCACTACATCAACCTCATCATTGTACTTTTTAGAGAAGATGATGTCCtcttgaaaatgtgaaaattggGGAGCTTTCAGGAAGGAATTTCTCAACATGTCTGTGAAATTTTTCTTAGGCAAGCCAGTGGATACATTGAGTTTCCGAAGGTAATTTAAATAGCTTTCAAACCAGGATATCCGCACAAACCCCTTGGTATATTCTAGAACATCTTCTTGGACACTAGTGTTCCAATATTCTATGGACTCATATATGTAAAACCCAATCACAGGACTGTAGTTACTAAAGTACTTTTGCTGGGCAGTAGTGTACTCAATGGTTTGTGTCGCCGTTGCTACGATGTTACTAAGGTCTGATCCTTCACTGACCTGCAGATAGCCCATTAAggcaaaggaaatataaataaggTAAAAGAGAACTACAAAAGGCTTGACATAGGTGTTGGTTATCCAGTCACAGTAATAGCGTTTGAGGAAACATACCAATAGGTGACTCTCGTAAGTGTTTGCTTCCTCACCTTCAGCTGTGTCCTCACTGAATCTGGCTGTTAAGAGAAACCTGTACCATGCTGGCTTCTCCTGCAATACTTCAGGCTTTGGAACTTTTCTACAGAAGATACTATGCTGGTAATTGTTTTCTATGTAGCCAGTGAACACCAGGCTGGAACCATAAAACGAAAGTACATAGAGGTAGTTGAAGAAGATTGCAATACAGGAATTGCAGCAGAAAATCCTGGCTGCCTCAATGTTTGTGAAAGGGCTGGCCCCTATGCCAAAGGTGACCAGGTACATGGCAGTGGTGAGAGAAAAGGAGAGCATGGAGTCTGCATACACTGCTGCAGTTCGCTCTTTAACATGTTGGTCTTCTCTAGTTTTCCTCCAGGAGGACAACATTTCAAAAGTCCCATATAATCCATGACCTGAGGGGGCAGAAAAAGACCAGAGCAAAAGTTTAGAGAACTAATCTCTTTTATGAtggaaaccaacttgatcatggggGACTACTGGGAAATACAACCAGTCCTAGTGTTGACAGGTTTGCAAATACCAGTGATCTCTCCTATGGGAAGATAGACCTGTGTTTTGATAAATCATGTTAAGCTAGGATAAGCTAGAGTAGTAAGATCTTCATGCTCCCTTCTGGCTTAAGAAAGCTGGATGAACTTTTGCCTATAGATAGCTGAGTAGACTTGTGCATATGTCTCTTGGGAATTGTATATATCAAGAGTTTAGGGTTGTTGGTGCACCCAGACACtcatcattttgttttctaaCCCCACAGGTCTGGTTGGGGGTCAACACAGAGGAAGGCAGTAGGCCTTCCTTTCCTTCAAAATTGTTCTCATCCCTTCTTTTAAAATTGGCCAAGTAGAGGGCTTTAGTGAGAAAGAAGCACTGAATTTAGTTTGAGTTGTGACAGGAAACTAagttacagactttttttttcttctccaaatatCAGAGCAGGAAGCAATAAACCTGAGAGCTAAAGAAAAGCACAATAAGGAACAAATTTGActtaagaggaaagagagaagaaaatacagaaggaACAAGATTTATATGAACTCTCTCTGCTATTGTTAAAAATGAGAATTGAGGTTGAAGATTTATGACTTGCATTTTGTCTTTAGAGATTTGGTTGAccaattttagttgtttttacaTGATGCATCAAGCAGGTAGTGATGC
Coding sequences:
- the Ptchd1 gene encoding patched domain-containing protein 1, giving the protein MLRQVLHRGLRTCFSRLGHFIASHPVFFASAPVLISILLGASFSRYQVEESVEHLLAPQHSLAKIERNLVNSLFPVNRSKHRLYSDLQTPGRYGRVIVTSFQKANMLDQHHTDLILKLHTAVTKIQVPRPGFNYTFAHICILNNDKTCIVDDIVHVLEELKNARATNRTNFAITYPITHLKDGRAVYNGHQLGGVTVHSKDRVKSAEAIQLTYYLQSINSLNDMVAERWESSFCDTVRLFQESNSKVKMYPYTSSSLREDFQKTSRVSERYLVTSLILVVTMAILCCSMQDCVRSKPWLGLLGLVTISLATLTAAGIINLTGGKYNSTFLGVPFVMLGHGLYGTFEMLSSWRKTREDQHVKERTAAVYADSMLSFSLTTAMYLVTFGIGASPFTNIEAARIFCCNSCIAIFFNYLYVLSFYGSSLVFTGYIENNYQHSIFCRKVPKPEVLQEKPAWYRFLLTARFSEDTAEGEEANTYESHLLVCFLKRYYCDWITNTYVKPFVVLFYLIYISFALMGYLQVSEGSDLSNIVATATQTIEYTTAQQKYFSNYSPVIGFYIYESIEYWNTSVQEDVLEYTKGFVRISWFESYLNYLRKLNVSTGLPKKNFTDMLRNSFLKAPQFSHFQEDIIFSKKYNDEVDVVASRMFLVAKTMETNREELYDLLETLRRLSVTSKVKFIVFNPSFVYMDRYASSLGAPLHNSCISALFLLFFSAFLVADSLINVWITVTVVSVEFGVIGFMTLWKVELDCISVLCLIYGINYTIDNCAPLLSTFVLGKDFTRTKWVKNALEVHGVAILQSYLCYIVGLIPLAAVPSNLTCTLFRCLFLIAFVTFFHCFAILPVILTFLPPSKKKRKEKKNPENREEIECVEMVDLDSTRVVDQITTV